The nucleotide window AAGCCGGTGAGCAAGCGTGGTGTTGTTAGCGCTGGTGAATGTTATGGTGCCGGTAGAACGCTAGGGTACTGTTGGCGCTGGTGGAGCCGGTGGGGTTGGTGGTAGTGGGGAGGCCAGTAATGGCAGTAAGGTCGGTGGTGCCGATGAAGTTGGTGGAGCCGATGGTGGCGAAAACGCCAGTGGTAGTGGGGAGGCAGGTAATGTACATTTTCTTTATGTCAGCCTAAAATGGCCACATAAGTTTAAATTTCCGAGTGTGGCACCAGCCTCTTCACGTTCAGGAGCTTCTCTAGGTTCACCGGCCCCTAACAAATCCACTGACCTTGGCAAATTCATCGGCTTCATAAAACCCACTGAGCTCATATCCTAAACTTTGTTAAGAAATTATAAGCTCAGGCTGAATTCTCACTTCTTAGAACACCGTTGCTTCTGTTAAAAAATGATGTAATTGGTGATAAACCACACCAATTACATTATTTGACATCTGAGTAAAGTTGTTTTATTCCCTTTCACCTAATAATCCTCCTAAACAACTCCAACTCCTTTTTTGAGATGGATTTCTGAACACTGGATTAAACCTAGCACACCATTTCTCAAAGCATGGTGGCATGGCAGAGGGAGTGGTTTCTTTCATCGAAGCTTCTCAAGGTAAAATATAAACTCTGGTTCCATTTTAGGTGTTTTATTTCTTTTTTTGTTTAAGTCCGGTAATTGGTAGAATATGAATTAATATAAATAAAAAGACTAAATTCAAATATTTTAAGTCCCTTAAGAAAGTATGATTTCTATTTATCATATTACTCATGTTGATAACTTGCCTTTAATTCTAAAATCAGGGGGGTTGTTTGCTAAAAACGAATTAATACAACAGGAAGTAAACCATCTTGATATCGCTCATGAAGGCATCCAATCTCGTCGCGCTAGAATTCCTGTCCCCTGCGGTGCCGGTGGAGTATTGCACGACTATGTGCCATTTTATTTGGCTCCTCGTTCCCCCATGCTTTACGCAATTCACAATGGTAGAGTAGCCGATTATACTCAAGGACAAAACCCAATCATTTACCTAGTAGCAGAAGCCGAAATAATAAAAAGTGAGGGTATCCCTTTTGCTTTCACAGATGGTCATGCCGTTATGAGCTACAGCGATTTTTACGACGATCTATCAGCTTTAGAATCTTCTATTGATTGGGCCATTATGGAAGATAAATATTGGGCTGATACCCCAGAAGATAACGATAGAAAGCGGAGGCGACAAGCAGAATTTTTAGTCTATCAATTTTGCCCTTGGAGATTAATTAGAAAAATTGGTGTGATAGATAGCACAACTAAACTACAAGTTGAGGGAATCTTAGCAAATTTTAACTGTCAACTCCAAATAGACATTTGCTCTAATTGGTATTACTGAACCGCTCTATGCTACAATTGTACTAACAAGGATAAGAAAAAATAATCATCCAGCTTTAGCAAGGCAACCAAATTATCTTAGATAATTGGAGTTTAGTCAATCGCTGATAGAGAAAAGTAATGGTTCAGTTCAAGCAAGGCAACCTATTGGAAGAGAAAACCGAAGCCCTAGTCAACACTGTCAACTGCGTTGGTGTCATGGGTAAAGGTATCGCCTTACAATTTAAACGAGCTTTTCCCGAAAACTTCCGTCAATATGAGAAAGCCTGCCATGCAAAAGAAGTAGAGCCAGGTCGGATGTTTACAGTATCGACCGGCTCAGTGCTTTA belongs to Ancylothrix sp. D3o and includes:
- a CDS encoding DUF4433 domain-containing protein, translated to MISIYHITHVDNLPLILKSGGLFAKNELIQQEVNHLDIAHEGIQSRRARIPVPCGAGGVLHDYVPFYLAPRSPMLYAIHNGRVADYTQGQNPIIYLVAEAEIIKSEGIPFAFTDGHAVMSYSDFYDDLSALESSIDWAIMEDKYWADTPEDNDRKRRRQAEFLVYQFCPWRLIRKIGVIDSTTKLQVEGILANFNCQLQIDICSNWYY
- a CDS encoding macro domain-containing protein; the encoded protein is MVQFKQGNLLEEKTEALVNTVNCVGVMGKGIALQFKRAFPENFRQYEKACHAKEVEPGRMFTVSTGSVL